The DNA region CTACATTACCCCTTTATTAGGATTAGAGATTCCTTGAATAATCTCTTGAGCAAGCAAAACATTGTCGTAATCATCCTACCTTTGACAAAACCACTTTGATTTTCTGAAATAAGTTTTGGAAGTAACCTATTAACTCTTATAGATAAAATCTTAGTAATAATTTTAATGGAAAAATTACTAAGACTCATAGGTCTTACTTCTGAGAAAGTAGTAGGGGGGGTTCACTTTAGGGAATAGAGCTAAACATGTATGAGTAAAATATCTTGAGATTGGACTGCTCTCTTAAAAATTCTTGGACAAATTcaataacttccttttgatGATTTGCCAGCATTTTCGATAAAATCTTCCGTGTATCCATCTCGGTCCTCGTCTAACTTGTGGGGCCATGTGCTAAAGATagcttcatgaatttcctcttccCTCGGTAAAGCACTAACATCTCATTATCATTCTCAAGTGATGATTCTTGGTATCACATTAAGGTCGCTCATTATCAACATTCCTCTTCCGATTGCAAAACAACCTCTTGAAACAAAAGAGATTTACCAATCTTGCCTTCAACGCATCCATTTACCTTTACTATTCTCGATTCTACGGATATtagcctttctttctttctctctcacgACACTATGGAAGTACCTAGTATTACTATCACCTTCTTCAAACCACTTCATTTGGGACTTTTGTTTGAGTAATGAATCTTGCATGGATTGCCATCCGATGTATTCTCGTACGAGTCCTCGTTTAGATCCTCTCTTACTTGTCACTATTATCAATCGCTTCCGCATCTTCTAAAGCTTGTACTTTTTCCTCCCATTCCTTAACCTGGTCGTAAACATTGCCAATTGTGATCCTAGCACGATCTCCCGAGTCTCTTACTAAGcaactttaatttttgattAAGCCTCCACATAGCATTACCAGAATATTCTCATCCCACACATTTTGAACCACATCCAAGAAATCTTCTGCTCGTCCAAAAATTTAGGAATCTAAAATAGCtaataaaattgaaagtatcccGACACTTTAATAACAAGGTCATGGTCGAACCGCCTGCCAAGCGCTTAACCACATTATATATGATCATTCACTAAAATTCTATCTAATCTCTTCCAAATTTTGTATCTAGATCCCGGTTGCGTTGCACCAAGTATACTTAGAACCCACAAAACCAATATCAAGTTACTCCCACATTGATCCATACAAACCTAATAAAGTCGATACTTTTATAAGCTCTATGTGGTAAGCCACCCATCTTTTCATCGAATCCATTATAACATTAAAATCACCACCAATGCACCACGGCGTATCAATATTGGCACTAACATTGGCTAGGCTATCCCATAGAtcttttctttcagtagaagTGCAGTTGGCACAGTTGACGCACACAAACCGATCTCTAACATTTTGTTTAAATTTGAGGGTAATCGTTGTTCATCATGGATGTTATCCACCACTTCAAGGTTTTTGCTCCAAAAGAACCATAGCTCGCCATTCTCAAATGTGATACATTCATTAAAACCCAAATATCTTTATAACCTTCAATCTTGTTTTTGTTGACTAAAGGCTCCATAATGGCTACAAAGTCACTGTTGTTGATTCTGATAAGATTTTTCAATCTATGAATAGATTTTTTGGATCTAACACCCCTTGTATTCCAAAAAATTGCACTGATCATGGAAAATACGAGGGTGAGACTATTCTAAACTCTTTCCTTTTCCAGGGAACAGTTTTAGCTCTTGCATCTTTAAGTTTCTTGCTTTTTCCTTTATGTTTGcttcttcccctttttatcGGAGACAATCCTGCTTTTCAATCACTTCCTTCAAGTGACTTTCAGCCGTACATTCCCGGGTCTTCATCGACTTCCCCTTCTTCCTTGTCACGGACAATGTTTGGGGCAAAAAATTGAATTAGGCTTTCTCGCCACTTCATCATCGAGTTGCCTTCAAAATCATCTTTCGTTTATCATTTTCGCAGCTTTTTAGATCTACCACCAGCTTTATGCCCTCACAATCTTGAGTCCGGAACTTAAGCTAGTCGAAatttcctcctcttcttctttgttatcgtcccatttctttctttgagATCTTTGAACAATGTTCgtcattctcatctttgttttccttcactttacTTTCTTGAGACATTTGttttccattttcctttccttcatgaGTGTCTTGATTTTTCGACCTTGCTTCGCAACCTTTGGTCACTGTTGTTCTCGGTATTgtctttatcttttttgttatgACTTGGTTTGTTATGTTCAACCATTTCCTTGTTGCTATTCTCATTTTCCTTCTCATGCTCTTTGCCTTgatattcttcttccttttgttgCTCTTCATTTTCAAAGTGCTCCTCCTCATTATCCGTAGTAATATCTCTCTTTTCCATTCTCTTCTTTGTTATTCCCCTGCTCCTTTTTATGGGATCTCCCAAGAATGTTTTTGAAATgcaccttatttttttcttcttttaaacttcttttttcttcttcttggtttTGATCCTCTCATTAATGGTAAGAGCTTCCTCCCTCTCCTTTGTCTGTTGTCCATTCTCTATGATTTCTTccctttgatttttgttttccacATTTTTCCTTCCATCATTTTTCACCTGTGCATTGTCCTTGATACTGTCCTTGGACTGTTGAATCTCACTGTGGCTATCGTTCTCTTTTTCCCCATCCTCTTTTACCTCTTCAGCTTTTTGTTTATCTTTAGCCTCAGCTTGCTTTTTTTCAGCATGTCTACATTGTAAAATAGTATGACCAATTAATTTGCAGTGTCTACAAAACTTTGGTACATTCTCATACTCAAATTTTTGAGTGAAACCTTTCAACGGACTATCCTCATCTTCTATACCAATCCAAACAGAGTCAATTTTTGGCTTATTTAGATCAACTTCCACTCTAACCTTTGCCATACTCGGTCTAGTCCTGTTTTCAGTGGCCATATCCATAGAAAGAGGGGTACCAACAGCTCCTACAATTTGCTTGACATAGTGCCAAGAATGACAATGTATAGGTAGAGCTGGTAGCAAAACCCACACCGGAACAATGGGGGAATCTACATCTGGTCTAAAATGGAGACCACTTTTCAAGCCACATCATTGGCCCGTCCATGAATTTCTATGGACCTTCCGAACCAAGTGTTTTTAAAGTCATCTTCGTTATCAAAATCAAGCATAACGCTTCTATAATCATAAACTCCTATTTTACAAGTATTCTCTTACCGTGATTTTTCTCGCGAATTTGGATCCGATTCTCTCAATTTGTGGTCGTGTCTTTAGGAATTTGCCGACTAGGGCCGGTAATCTTCCGCCATCACTCCATAAAAatcccttttcttgaaaatcacCGCCGGAATTCCGTTATGGTTGGATCGTCTGGCTTTGACTTCAGGGTTCCCATATCGAATAGGATTAGGGGTGGGGATAGGATTTGGATTTGTCGGGGATTTCACCGCAAAAGAGTAGGTCAATTTACTTGATTGTTATCACGGTGTCGGTTTTCCAGAGAATTGCTATTTTCTGTGTGAGGCACCGGAGGTATGGCCACCGGCGTCCCCATAAGCGACAGCCGGAGCTCCGATCTCCCAGAGACACTATGAAAAGGTGAACGTTATGTTGTTAACGGCCTTTTGTACGGAGAGTAAAtctatttttttacttttgacACATCCACTAAGATCATATCTATTAGAAACTCATAACCAATTGCTAACCTCAAAGCCTCATTCGTACAACACGAACATATTGGTAGAAGAGAACATGACAacaaaaagggtaaaaagaaCACATAACCCAACTAAAAAGGCGAACATCGTGAAAAAATGACAAACAAAGATCTTACATTGAACACCCCAACTCAAAGAGTCAACCGAGAATTAGAAGAGCACAACACATAGCTTTAAACACGAGATGACAACACTTGGAAAATCACATTCAAAAGATGTTTACTAATTACAATACGTACGAACTCACCCTTTTTGTTGGAACAACCGAAACGAGGAGATAATGATTGTTGGCGGTCTTCAACTGAGTTATGGGAAAGCTATCACAAAGAGGAAGATTAGtataattaaaaggaaaaataaatggcAAAGTTAACTTAAATTAAGAATCTAGTAAATCGAATAGGTTAATGATAAAATTTTGAACTCAAACGCTTAAAATTCAAATTACGAAATCGTGGTGGCCGACCAACAATTTTTATGATAAACGCATTAATTCAAGACTCAACAGTCGAAAAAATCCACGATCAGACTCAAAGTTAAATcgatatattacaaaatataattgATAACTTGATTCTGTGGAGAAAACTAATGATGTCATATGCCATTAAGTAGAAGTGAAGCTAGAATTTCACTtagaattaataatttatagtACATACTCAAtgaatttcttaaaataaatataaaaattaaatcaacGTTAGTAGattcagccgaacttgtaaacaattgtcacaccccaaccttgggggGTGTGGGACTGTGCACcgaagggccgagcgaaccagtGGCCTGATATCGAACCCGTAACATGAATCATAGGCCGACCGAATAACAATTGTAAGAAGTATATCATGATAACACACCAGCTTAAAAggcccaacaacacatatatgcataactagggccgacaaggccacaaccAAGAAAGATGACTATCCAAAAGGCCggcaatgtcacgacccaaaccaatgaGTCATGAtgagtgcctgatctctagtgaccaagCACTCATAACTGGACAAACGACTAACAAGGTCTTGGTAACTTACGAAATATCCGACTCACGAAAGGATAACAATCtaccatctatatatatatatatttgccgAAAAAAAACCGgtgtgcaagccgactaggccgctacatatgttgtacacaaaagaataggagccgacaaggctacatcatatGTCAAATACATACAACTAACTCTCTACAGATCTCTAATAGAAtacaaagctgtagaaaggacgggacagggccccgtcatacccatatgcatatctacatctcaaaaatagcataccaaaatgaactgtagctccggatcaagtggagcgcactgaccaccaCTGGATgaaagtcctactaagctggaccgcCTATCTGTCTACccgaacctgcgggcatgaatgcagcccaccagagcaataggggagtcagtacgagtaatgtactgagtatgcaaggaataagagtaacatatacataagaatcatgaacggaATCTAAAACTCAAAAGCCAAACTGACtgtctgaatgcatctgtataactctgtataactgacaatgcctctctGGGCGTAAAATaggcatgctctcaatgataatcatgtatatatgtatgtaaatatataggtcatagtgctgaggaacgttcagcccgatccatatctcatATCCCGTCGGcctctctgtgaccattatcaAAATCATCGTCACTGTGCACTCGCTGATCAGGTGgcagtgcgtatataacgcctatccctttttccctcataccccatatacatataatatacgcgtatataacaccttctggtcacgggtcagtatgcatatgtatataaatgcaatgcatgaataaacagAATACATAGAACtgaataaacaaaatacatagaactctcggagtgacataaggtcgtaataCCTTCGATAGACAtcctttgagctaacatcatcaaatATAAGAACTCTCAAAACACATGAACAGAAGGGacaatcataaacggggtacaggaacatcaaagactgaagtactcctagtgcttctatgggtagagtaatatggaagctcgtttacttgATGGTTaattggttcatatcataaaatcatgccAAAGTGAAAGAAaggatggccttaacataccttaactgtcacgccccaaaacccaccctagacgtgaccggcatccgacgtcatgaacaacatcggaagaaccttatAAATCAATAACGTCAAACCCTTTTTCGATaatctttcatttattttaattgaaCAAGTGATAAACAACTAAATTAAATTTAagatcacaattatgaaataaaatcagcggaagtcaaATCAAATACTTAGTTAATAAATATGGCACAAATGCCCTAACGAGTCATACGAGACTCCAACACACTACCCACAATCTGACAACTatctaaggagcttctaagataatgagtAATGTCTaaatcatcgggacgcagcccgaaactaaaatacgaaaagtaaagatagaatggtgccccacgaacaatcatgtgggctcaccgaatagtctcgaaagcagcaagttctcttaagtcgtaggcgtatcacgaacctgctcctcaatgatacctaacataccaaaaaaaaaaaaaaacaatggtatgcctgtcTAAGGGgaatagttaacaaaacaagatataatgaataaaatcaataaaatgatatcaatgaaaataacagTTCAAACCCAGGAATAAAGTGAGCCAGCAACATTAAAGAGTCATCAAAGAATCCAACAATGACAAacacattaacttaactccttaccatttacCAGGCCAAGTATTTCACCGATTCATTCACtatcaccacaagccactcaGAGGCAACaagatacgaaacaagccactcacaaaggTAATCAAAGTACGaaataagccactcacaggcagatcaatcaatcgatactccgGGTTAGGAAACCACGGATCGttctctggactagcacagcaatagatactctGGGCTAGAAAGCAACggaggctaatcatcctctggactagtaCAACCATAGATACTCCGGTCTAGAAAGATACgaaggctaatcgtcctctggactagcacagcaatagatactccgggttaggaagcaacggaggtcaatcgtcctcaaTCGGACCGACGTAAAGaatactcgtatcgatacgttaggatccataacccGCTAATCATCCTCCGGACTAGCACGAACTTGCCCATACAgaccaaacacaaacaaaataaaaatcatggcatattatcgaatcatcaatcatggcttagagccgaatctcacttctcaagtcatcatctcaaaatagaggcatttcaagtcataaccgatttagaatcttattcaaatctcttattcaatttcaagttcaatacCCCctttcaacaacaaaacaagtttaaaGTCCtacctttagaaaaataagttcaatcatccaataatgggaaaagcgagtttcacaaagtagtatagttcatataaggttcgatgcgggcttgaccctacacacgcatgaccttgtctaaaagaaatcatctttcattccaaaagaactttcaccaaacaagagttatgACTTATACAAAAAATCAAGGAAGGATtctcaaatacaaatcatgctttcacaatataaacatacttcaaaagtagacatacttgaaaaaatgatttttgaaatatagacatacttcaagaaagattttttttgaaaaatctagacatacttgaaaagaagatttttaaaatatagacATACATCAAAAAACggtttcaaaagagacataccttaattctcGCTCAAGCGTACTTCCCACAATCCAAGAATTATTCTTATTGAAGGAATATTAACTTCTCTCAAacgtccctttcttcttctctttcttgggtttcaagaatctcatatgttttggggaaaccctagggttgtttcctctcaaaaagtcggccaaaactaagtgggaatgaatataacgaagttaggcttttataaaattcgggAAAAATCGCTTCAGGCATAAAATGGCTTGGTGCGTCGCCCAGGGGGGCGCACACAGTATATCCTTTTCGACGgtgtcaaaattttgagtttgctGAAAATTTGGCTTGGGCAGCCGCCCGGGGCTCCGCCTAGGGCTCCGCGCACGCCTAATTTTCATACTGCACAGATGATGCtcagtaaaataggcataactcctAGAACAGAGCTCTGTTGGAGCTGGgcaacctaccgttggaaaggtattttaaagatctacaactttcattgaggaagttttcccaaattcccaacctattTGTACGAAAATGGATTAGAAGTCAGACCTACTGAAATTTAGacgagtttgagaactcttacgaaaTTCACTATTTgggttgacttcaaaacgacttcttatcacccaaattcatcccgaatggattaatatagctaaaatatcaacttaatactgattttcatacattcacacctaactcgaatttacgaGATGTTACATTATCGCCTCCTCAATCACTTAACGCTCTCCTTCCAAGTTCGAAAAATCTACATCCAAGAGGAaccatactaaggttaagtcttgaaaacactcttaagttcaaactagtataattaGCGAATTGACGAAATTTGAGCAGcgtttcccctattttatcgacttccagtatatcataaaacaattcccaatcaacaatgacattatcatcaataccataatcaagagacttcattcaattcccaaaaccccttttcataatcaacatGTAGCAacagtgttatatcccgtattttgtacattgggacaatccgggttaactatgataagttagggacaagaccattccgggatacgaagtctggacttttgaccttcgattttgttttgagacataatttgttcatgaattggttggcatggaacatttaggaaaatttgggaccaaaaagtggaataattgaaagttggaaattattggaAAAAATTGTCCCGGGCCGTTGGtttgaaatggtcccacacattttgtatggccaaatttaattgtccaACCTATGTgtggccatggacacttgtataacttTGAtgtgagcataaaagatgactaagtagtcatcttccCTCATTCcgtacttagaaaaaaaaatcaagaaaacttggatgaacaacacctaccattcggccaagaaaacccaaatttcaagaccaagaatttgccatcacaaaattatttcttcctagcaaacctactaattgaagggttctcattaacgtggagttgttgtttgggcccATAGATCACTCGTTTttatcctagctaaccctagctagttgtgaagttgaagggaaaaggtaagatttaatcttgttttatgtgttataaatgatgtgtgcatgttgtagtatgtcaaaatggagggaattcatgaagaaattGCATGTAGAGgtggagccgtgtgcatggtgtgtgtggccgtgtgtgtgtgttgtgttgtgttgaagtaatgaattaaagtctagttagcatgttttgattgttgtagaatgaagaaatggatgagaatcatcaacatatgtatatgtgtagtgttggccgaatataggtcatgttatatgacaagaatggattaattctacttagtgttttagtgttgtcgttatgaattctatgttggcttgataaagagtttaatgactcaaattgatgttgtaaatattgcgggctgatttggaggttattgtgcatttgatgtaatttgtatatttaggagaatgacattgttagagtgtgaattgttggtgcaaatcatgattcggaagttggaagtgtgttatggttgaggttctcgggttttggggtggtttcgggtgagagggagtattatttgggatgtttgaaatattgtgtgaattgtttagaaTGTCctagaatattgttggtatgagttcgggctagtatttgaatgtatgagcgttgatatgggtttgaatgtaagccgttggattgaatataatgaatgttgttgaattatgtggaaagagtatttaatgttagaatgcgtttcgaattgattgtggatattgttggaatagttgttggtattgttgttgatgaatttggccgagttgaattctcggggttgtgcatttacaggggaagtgctgcccaaatttccgtagaattatgtgctaGTTTGGGAATGAACtccctaaatgcctatagttaatgttggtatctattgatgttatgtagatcttggggagtccgagacataagtttgatttggattagctttgagagcgatcgaggtatgtaaagcttgtccctctcttcttttggcatgtcctagacgtaagtaagttatgatatgttacgagccttgggggtaaatCTATTCTTAAAgcccgagcatgtctatgatttttatttgtttcttggtcttcgtatgcttgatatgatgaaatattggcccttatgtctttggaagatttgattttcaaatgttgcataaaaagttttgtttttaaaagaagttccgtaactacgaacgaccgtaactttcacagaaaggctcgaattgcctcgatatgttcgtaggaacttttatgacatatgatgattatgttttccctaggcgggcccgacttgggtcgacacccatccgtgggccccgcgactttcctttatgtacttctgatgatttttgaaaggatatgatatgactattattccggtttcaagtacgatcagtttacttatcttttgagtttgtaataatgattcgataacatatgatgactttagaTTTCATGAGCGGGCCCGGATTGATTTAACgtatatccgtggtccccgagatgtTCATTTGTAAAGTCCTAATGACTTGTTTTTTAACGAACTTAGCATGATctccgttttgactctcgagtATCGACTActtgcttatccattgaatcAGTAATGTCATAATGATGTATGTGCACACGATCCGATATGTACTTTACGATTTTCTAAAGGATTACGCTTGACATCTTCGAGTGACGGTCGGGGAAACTTGATCGACTATTATCTTGGCTTTAAAGAGTTTGTTTGATCACTCCATTGAGTCGTGatgatgttttatgtgcatatggtttcgtaCTACTGCGCTCGTGCGTCGTTATTGTGTCTATTCACCAAGTCCGGGCGGGTATGTATTCCGTGCACagttccattgcattattcacgggagtccctcgctagaggtcggtacggtatatatatgatgatatggggatggcggctagGATGGCGTATATGATTCTATCCACCAAGTCCCGAAAGGGGCGGGAATGCACGCTATtcccgagtccctcactagagggcgggtgcggtatatgcatatatatgatggcatgatgacatgattatgatatgattttactcaccgtaGTCCCTCACCGTAGGGGCCGGTAATGCATGTATGTATGACTATATGATGACATGCATGACGATTATATGAccttatccaccgagtccctcgttcgAGGGCCGGGCACATGTACGTATATTATGATTCgataatatgatatgacacgTACGATGtatgatttaaaggcaagtctttGATTATTCGATTACTATACTTGCTTCGTAAAATTCGATCCAGGATTCTGATTCGGGGGGACTtaccatgctttacatactcaagacgtACCCACGACCCCCGCGCGCGGGGGGCTTCGTTTCGCCCGCGGTACAGACGTACGATTCGGTGACCCGCCGTCTAGACACCCATTCCGCCGTTCGAGTGCTCCCCTTTACGtcgagccacattttggtatatatcgtccgtcgttgcatatgtattcgtttgttcgggggtacggcgggggccggtccgtcatatgattgttgttacgtttagaggtccgtagacgtatatgtgggttgtgcctagcCGTGCATGTGTTCGTACGTTATATGTTcaggcgatcccattcgccatGGCGACCTTAATCGGCTAGATCCGTATATATTTTTAACGatgtgccatttgatagcctcgtGGCTTctatgatatatatgtgtttgtgtttgagacagtttgagataatctGAGACAACGTCTGATATTCgtatacgtataagccatctggTTGTGATttggattaatgaatgtgtttgggtgcca from Lycium ferocissimum isolate CSIRO_LF1 chromosome 2, AGI_CSIRO_Lferr_CH_V1, whole genome shotgun sequence includes:
- the LOC132047729 gene encoding uncharacterized protein LOC132047729 — its product is MATENRTRPSMAKVRVEVDLNKPKIDSVWIGIEDEDSPLKGFTQKFEYENVPKFCRHCKLIGHTILQCRHAEKKQAEAKDKQKAEEVKEDGEKENDSHSEIQQSKDSIKDNAQVKNDGRKNVENKNQREEIIENGQQTKEREEALTINERIKTKKKKKEV